The following nucleotide sequence is from Nitrospirota bacterium.
TCCCCTGCTTCAACGGACACAAAGTTTAGTTAGGCTGCTATATCCTCCAGTTCAAATGATACCGGAGATTTATATCCCAGAGCTGAATGCCTTCTAATTCGATTATAGAACATTTCAATATATTCGAATATAC
It contains:
- a CDS encoding IS3 family transposase encodes the protein IFEYIEMFYNRIRRHSALGYKSPVSFELEDIAA